From a single Brassica rapa cultivar Chiifu-401-42 chromosome A01, CAAS_Brap_v3.01, whole genome shotgun sequence genomic region:
- the LOC103871480 gene encoding calmodulin-lysine N-methyltransferase yields MDPTSSSSSSLRWRILRKALINRSDSQSQAEIKRVSRKATQGFNLIPCQLVASALEDSREACVCYTIPIPPSPKLYLTQRVDNCSDLNDFEISNRHNIDNTGLVCQWPSEEVLAYFCMSQPDRFRGKRVIELGSGYGLAGLVIAATTEASEVVISDGNPQVVNYIKRNIESNSMAFSNNTSVKAMEFHWNQHELSELTNTFDIIVASDCTFFKEFHKDLASIIKVLLKANEPSEALFFSPKRGDSLDKFLKEIEDIGLHYVLTEKYDDQVWKRHETLVKGDDESWPSYDKSHCYPLLIQITNYHK; encoded by the exons ATGGATCCcacttcttcgtcttcttcatctCTTAGATGGAGAATCCTTCGCAAAGCTCTGATCAATAGATCTG ATTCTCAATCTCAAGCTGAGATCAAGCGGGTTTCAAGGAAAGCAACTCAAGGTTTTAACTTGATTCCCTGTCAGTTGGTGGCTTCTGCTTTGGAAGATTCTCGGGAAGCATGCGTTTGCTACACAATTCCCATTCCTCCTTCTCCCAAACTCTATCTTAC ACAAAGAGTGGATAATTGCAGTGATCTCAATGACTTTGAGATATCTAATCGACACAACATTGATAACACAGGACTTGTCT GTCAGTGGCCCTCAGAAGAAGTTCTAGCTTACTTTTGCATGTCTCAGCCAGATCGCTTCAG AGGTAAAAGAGTCATTGAGCTTGGATCCGGGTACGGTTTAGCCGGTTTAGTTATTGCTGCTACAACTGAAGCATCAGAAGTGGTCATCTCAGATGGAAACCCCCAAGTAGTCAATT ATATTAAGCGTAACATAGAGTCCAACTCCATGGCGTTTAGCAACAACACAAGCGTAAAAGCCATGGAGTTTCACTGGAACCAGCATGAACTCTCAGAGTTGACCAACACGTTTGACATCATAGTTGCGAGCGATTG TACCTTCTTCAAGGAGTTTCATAAGGACCTTGCAAGTATCATCAAGGTGCTGCTCAAAGCCAACGAACCCTCTGAAGCACTATTCTTCAGTCCTAAGAGAGGTGACTCTTTAGACAAGTTCCTCAAGGAGATTGAAGACATTGGTTTACACTACGTCTTAACTGAAAAATACGATGACCAAGTTTGGAAGCGCCATGAGACGCTTGTGAAAGGAGACGATGAATCTTGGCCTAGTTATGACAAGAGCCACTGTTACCCTTTACTTATTCAAATTACTAATTATCATAAATAG
- the LOC103871729 gene encoding L-ascorbate peroxidase 5, peroxisomal isoform X2, whose protein sequence is MAVNVDAEYLKEIEKTRRDLRALISSRNCAPIMLRLAWHDAGTYDANKKSGGPNGSIRFKDELNRPHNKGLEKAVAFCDLYQLAGVVAVEVTGGPAIHFTPGRKDAEAADEGDLPDPNQGASHLRTLFSRMGLTDKDIVALSGGHTLGRAHKERSDFEGPWTRDPLKFDNSYFIELLNGETPELLQLKTDKALLGDPKFEPYVKLYAKDEDVFFRDYAISHKKLSELGCNLPRRTLPTVTQQAVGIAVAAAAVIFTICYEVRRLGK, encoded by the exons ATGGCAGTGAATGTGGATGCAGAGTACCTCAAAGAGATAGAGAAGACTCGTAGGGACCTCCGAGCTCTCATCTCTTCCCGAAACTGTGCTCCCATTATGCTCCGTCTCGC atGGCATGACGCGGGAACATATGATGCCAATAAGAAAAGTGGAGGTCCCAATGGTTCTATCAGGTTCAAGGACGAGCTTAACCGCCCCCATAACAAAGGTCTCGAGAAAGCAGTCGCCTTCTGCG ACCTTTACCAG CTCGCAGGAGTTGTTGCAGTGGAAGTTACAGGTGGCCCTGCAATCCATTTTACTCCAGGCCGTAAG GATGCTGAGGCAGCAGATGAAGGAGATCTTCCTGATCCGAATCAAGGTGCCTCACATCTAAGAACTCTCTTCTCTCGTATGGGTCTAACGGATAAAGACATTGTAGCTCTCTCTGGCGGCCACACTCTG GGGCGTGCGCATAAGGAGAGATCAGATTTCGAAGGTCCTTGGACGCGAGATCCTCTCAAGTTCGACAACTCTTATTTTAT AGAGCTTCTAAATGGGGAAACTCCAGAACTGCTGCAACTTAAAACCGACAAGGCTCTACTTGGTGACCCCAAGTTCGAACCTTATGTGAAGCTGTATGCAAAG GACGAGGATGTGTTCTTCAGAGATTACGCAATCTCACACAAGAAACTCTCAGAGCTAGGATGCAATCTACCAAGAAGAACTCTTCCAACAGTAACGCAGCAAGCAGTTGGAATCGCTGTTGCTGCAGCTGCTGTTATCTTTACCATATGCTATGAAGTAAGGAGACTAGGCAAATGA
- the LOC103871729 gene encoding L-ascorbate peroxidase 5, peroxisomal isoform X1 gives MAVNVDAEYLKEIEKTRRDLRALISSRNCAPIMLRLAWHDAGTYDANKKSGGPNGSIRFKDELNRPHNKGLEKAVAFCEEVKAKHPRVSYADLYQLAGVVAVEVTGGPAIHFTPGRKDAEAADEGDLPDPNQGASHLRTLFSRMGLTDKDIVALSGGHTLGRAHKERSDFEGPWTRDPLKFDNSYFIELLNGETPELLQLKTDKALLGDPKFEPYVKLYAKDEDVFFRDYAISHKKLSELGCNLPRRTLPTVTQQAVGIAVAAAAVIFTICYEVRRLGK, from the exons ATGGCAGTGAATGTGGATGCAGAGTACCTCAAAGAGATAGAGAAGACTCGTAGGGACCTCCGAGCTCTCATCTCTTCCCGAAACTGTGCTCCCATTATGCTCCGTCTCGC atGGCATGACGCGGGAACATATGATGCCAATAAGAAAAGTGGAGGTCCCAATGGTTCTATCAGGTTCAAGGACGAGCTTAACCGCCCCCATAACAAAGGTCTCGAGAAAGCAGTCGCCTTCTGCG AGGAAGTAAAAGCTAAGCATCCACGTGTCTCTTACGCAGACCTTTACCAG CTCGCAGGAGTTGTTGCAGTGGAAGTTACAGGTGGCCCTGCAATCCATTTTACTCCAGGCCGTAAG GATGCTGAGGCAGCAGATGAAGGAGATCTTCCTGATCCGAATCAAGGTGCCTCACATCTAAGAACTCTCTTCTCTCGTATGGGTCTAACGGATAAAGACATTGTAGCTCTCTCTGGCGGCCACACTCTG GGGCGTGCGCATAAGGAGAGATCAGATTTCGAAGGTCCTTGGACGCGAGATCCTCTCAAGTTCGACAACTCTTATTTTAT AGAGCTTCTAAATGGGGAAACTCCAGAACTGCTGCAACTTAAAACCGACAAGGCTCTACTTGGTGACCCCAAGTTCGAACCTTATGTGAAGCTGTATGCAAAG GACGAGGATGTGTTCTTCAGAGATTACGCAATCTCACACAAGAAACTCTCAGAGCTAGGATGCAATCTACCAAGAAGAACTCTTCCAACAGTAACGCAGCAAGCAGTTGGAATCGCTGTTGCTGCAGCTGCTGTTATCTTTACCATATGCTATGAAGTAAGGAGACTAGGCAAATGA
- the LOC103871997 gene encoding vicilin-like seed storage protein At2g18540 isoform X1: MSRCFPFPPPGYVLNGSEALIESIKRAEEKAKKELRKKEKKREKKDKKRERGEGESEKHSRKRRRKEEGDKDGKNNKKVPKLKESENGCLEKSVVTVERELLQSTSQNSCDSTLNSNELPKQQKEKKQPHNNNNDSESIIRIRLPIRRQNGDPEVMMMTTTNKDQQKKPCPSLEIKLDTVMAVSREQPQQHPCSTSKAHEEKIKDQIVRTKVGKERKLSSTTSSGLCRLCPPSMAVQFLNVIENWVPNRVELTNSEDDECWWFVKKPSCHKFDATERCKQLNRNNEMKQAISSSMAWPCARLLPEADVHALPYTVPF, encoded by the exons ATGTCTCGGTGTTTCCCGTTCCCGCCACCTGGCTATGTACTGAACGGAAGCGAGGCTCTGATCGAATCGATCAAG AGGGCTGAGGAGAAAGCTAAGAAAGAACTAAGGAAGAaggagaaaaaaagagaaaagaaggaTAAAAAGAGGGAAAGAGGGGAAGGTGAAAGCGAGAAACACTCTCGTAAGAGAAGGCGCAAAGAAGAAGGTGATAAAGATGGCAAGAACAACAAGAAAGTTCCCAAACTAAAAGAAAGTGAGAATGGCTGTTTGGAGAAGAGCGTTGTTACTGTAGAACGTGAGTTGCTTCAGTCCACGTCTCAGAACTCTTGTGATAGCACTCTTAACAGCAATGAGCTACCTAAAcaacagaaggagaagaagcagccgcataacaacaacaacgacTCTG AAAGCATCATCCGGATTCGCTTGCCTATCCGAAGGCAGAATGGTGATCCTgaggtgatgatgatgacgacgacCAACAAGGATCAACAAAAAAAGCCTTGTCCCTCCCTGGAGATAAAGTTAGATACCGTGATGGCTGTTTCTAGAGAGCAGCCGCAGCAACATCCTTGTTCCACTTCAAAGGCACATgaagagaaaataaaagacCAAATTGTCAGAACGAAAGTAGGCAAAGAGAGGAAATTGTCATCCACTACTTCAAGCGGCTTATGCAGGTTGTGCCCTCCATCAATGGCGGTGCAATTCTTGAATGTAATTGAGAACTGGGTCCCTAACAGAGTAGAGCTAACTAACTCTGAGGATGATGAATGTTGGTGGTTCGTGAAGAAGCCAAGTTGCCACAAGTTTGACGCAACAGAAAGATGCAAACAACTTAACAGAAATAATGAGATGAAGCAAGCCATAAGCAGTTCAATGGCGTGGCCATGTGCTCGCCTTTTACCAGAAGCTGATGTCCACGCCTTACCTTACACCGTCCCTTTCTGA
- the LOC103871813 gene encoding uncharacterized protein LOC103871813, producing the protein MKDDYEVDEKKQAAADVLFSYSKFAMACIGNQTRPTDMRLHLMKEISGLPTSLKRREPSRAATSPDPLGESSSSGTARLDKVDSFRAL; encoded by the exons ATGAAAGATGATTACGAG GTTGATGAGAAGAAACAAGCAGCAGCTGATGTATTGTTTAGTTACTCCAAGTTTGCTATGGCCTGCATCGGTAACCAGACTCGTCCTACCGACATGAGGCTGCATCTCATGAAGGAGATCTCGGGATTGCCAACTTCTCTGAAAAGAAGAGAACCTTCTAGAGCTGCAACTTCTCCTGATCCACTTGGTGAATCCTCCAGCTCCGGTACCGCCAGGCTTGATAAAGTTGATAGTTTCAGAGCTCTTTGA
- the LOC103871902 gene encoding rac-like GTP-binding protein ARAC6, whose protein sequence is MSASRFIKCVTVGDGAVGKTCLLISYTSNTFPTDYVPTVFDNFSANVVVNGATVNLGLWDTAGQEDYNRLRPLSYRGADVFILAFSLISKASYENVSKKWIPELQHYAPGVPIVLVGTKLDLRDDKQFFVDHPGAVPITTAQGEELKKLIEAPAYIECSSKSQENVKGVFDAAIRVVLQPPKQKKKKNKAQKACSIL, encoded by the exons ATGAGCGCGTCAAGGTTCATAAAGTGCGTCACGGTTGGTGATGGAGCTGTCGGTAAAACATGTCTGCTCATTTCTTACACCAGCAACACCTTTCCCACG GACTATGTCCCAACTGTTTTCGATAACTTTAGTGCCAATGTGGTTGTTAACGGAGCCACGGTCAATCTTGGTTTGTGGGATACTGCAG GGCAGGAGGACTATAACAGATTAAGACCTTTGAGTTACCGTGGCGCTGATGTTTTCATTCTAGCCTTCTCTCTCATTAGTAAGGCTAGTTATGAGAATGTCTCCAAGAAGTGGATCCCAGAGCTGCAGCACTATGCTCCTGGTGTCCCCATCGTCCTTGTTGGAACCAAACTTG ATCTTCGGGATGACAAACAGTTTTTTGTCGACCATCCTGGTGCCGTCCCTATTACCACTGCTCAG GGAGAGGAGCTCAAGAAGCTAATTGAAGCGCCTGCTTACATCGAGTGCAGTTCAAAATCACAAGAG AACGTGAAGGGAGTCTTTGATGCAGCTATCAGAGTGGTCCTTCAACCTCCAAagcagaagaaaaagaagaacaaagCTCAAAAGGCTTGCTCCATTTTGTAA
- the LOC103871578 gene encoding thaumatin-like protein 1, producing the protein MGQSQNPLFLFLLLVLVYGVSSTTFTVVNQCSYTVWPGLLSGAGTAPLPTTGFSLNPTETRVIPIPAAWSGRIWGRTLCTQDATTGKFTCVTGDCGSSAVECSGSGAAPPATLAEFTLNGAGGLDFYDVSLVDGYNIPMAIVPQGGGDASGVAGNCTITGCVKELNGPCPAQLKVATTGTADGVACKSACEAFGTPEYCCSGAFATPDTCKPSEYSLFFKNACPRAYSYAYDDGTSTFTCAGADYLITFCPSPNPSVKSAKKEGVLEPEAVSYSSASPTLSTVFSVGVLAVAFWALQRVW; encoded by the exons ATGGGTCAATCTCAAAatcctctctttctttttctacttcttgTTCTAGTCTATGGCGTTTCCTCCACCACCTTCACCGTCGTTAACCAGTGCAGCTACACCGTGTGGCCTGGCCTTCTCTCCGGAGCAGGAACCGCTCCTTTACCCACCACCGGATTCTCTCTAAACCCTACAGAAACACGCGTCATACCAATCCCCGCCGCTTGGTCCGGCCGTATCTGGGGCCGTACTCTCTGCACACAAGACGCAaccaccggaaaattcacctGCGTCACCGGAGACTGCGGCTCCTCCGCCGTCGAGTGCTCCGGCTCCGGCGCCGCACCTCCAGCGACGCTAGCTGAGTTCACCTTAAACGGAGCCGGCGGTCTCGATTTCTACGACGTCAGCCTCGTCGACGGTTACAACATCCCTATGGCGATCGTACCGCAAGGCGGCGGAGATGCGAGCGGCGTCGCCGGGAACTGCACCATCACTGGATGCGTTAAGGAGCTCAACGGCCCTTGTCCTGCTCAGCTGAAAGTGGCGACGACGGGGACTGCAGATGGAGTGGCTTGCAAAAGCGCTTGTGAGGCGTTTGGGACGCCGGAGTATTGCTGTAGCGGCGCGTTTGCAACGCCGGACACGTGTAAGCCGAGCGAGTACTCGTTGTTTTTCAAAAACGCGTGTCCGAGAGCTTATAGTTATGCTTACGACGATGGAACAAGTACGTTTACTTGCGCCGGAGCTGATTACCTCATCACTTTCTGTCCTTCTCCTAACCCAAg TGTGAAGAGTGCAAAGAAGGAAGGAGTACTTGAGCCTGAAGCCGTAAGCTACTCGTCCGCGTCGCCAACTCTATCCACCGTGTTTTCGGTTGGTGTTTTAGCTGTCGCGTTTTGGGCACTACAACGCGTTTGGTGA
- the LOC103872098 gene encoding protein MID1-COMPLEMENTING ACTIVITY 1 has protein sequence MSHSWDGLGEIASVAQLTGLDAVKLIGLIVKAANTAWMHKKNCRQFAQHLKLIGNLLEQLKISEMKKYPETREPLEGLEDALRRSYILVNSCRDRSYLYLLAMGWNIVYQFRKAQDEIDRFLKIIPLITLVDNARVRERLEYIDRDQFEYTLDEEDRHVQDVILKQESTREAASVLKKTLSCSYPNLRFCDALKTENEKLQLELQRSQEHYDVAQCEVIQRLIGVTQTVAEVDGGSEKELSKKASKKADRSVSHKTEYSYEEDPPVKSTSRAASRSTSSVTSGHEMLSRRASLHHEEWHTDLLACCSEPSLCLKTFFFPCGTLAKIATAATNRHISSAEACNELMAYSLILSCCCYTCCVRRKLRKTLNITGGFIDDFLSHLMCCCCALVQELREVEIRGAYGTEKTKISPPSSQFMEH, from the exons ATGTCTCACTCATGGGATGGACTCGGGGAGATCGCGTCAGTAGCTCAGCTCACGGGCCTAGACGCAGTCAAGCTCATAGGCCTTATAGTCAAAGCCGCGAACACCGCGTGGATGCACAAGAAGAACTGCCGCCAGTTCGCTCAGCACCTCAAACTCATCGGCAACTTGCTCGAGCAGCTCAAGATCTCGGAGATGAAGAAGTATCCCGAGACTCGCGAGCCTCTCGAAGGCCTCGAGGATGCTCTGAGGAGGTCTTACATTTTGGTTAACAGTTGTCGTGACAGGAGCTATCTTTACCTGTTGGCTATGGGATGGAACATTGTTTACCAGTTCAGGAAAGCTCAGGACGAGATTGATCGGTTTCTCAAGATTATACCTCTCATCACTTTGGTTGATAACGCTCGTGTTAGA GAGAGGTTGGAGTACATTGACCGTGATCAGTTCGAGTACACTCTCGATGAAGAGGACAGGCACGTGCAAGATGTTATATTGAAACAAGAATCCACCAGAGAAGCAGCTTCCGTGCTCAAGAAGACTCTCTCTTGCTCGTACCCTAACCTGCGTTTCTGTGATGCTCTCAAAACCGAAAACGAGAAACTGCAGCTTGAGCTTCAGCGTTCGCAGGAGCATTATGACGTGGCTCAGTGTGAAGTCATTCAGCGTTTGATTGGTGTGACTCAAACCGTTGCTGAGGTTGATGGCGGCTCTGAGAAGGAGCTGTCCAAGAAAGCTTCCAAAAAGGCTGACCGTAGTGTAAGCCATAAGACGGAGTATTCGTATGAGGAAGATCCTCCCGTGAAAAGCACTAGTCGTGCTGCTTCAAG ATCCACTTCTTCTGTTACATCGGGGCATGAAATGCTTTCACGAAGAGCATCACTGCACCATGAAGAGTGGCATACCGACTTACTAGCTTGTTGCTCGGAACCTTCTCTTT GCTTGAAGACATTCTTTTTCCCGTGTGGTACTTTGGCAAAGATTGCCACTGCAGCAACTAACAGACACATCT CTTCAGCTGAAGCATGTAATGAGCTAATGGCATATTCTTTGATACTTTCGTGTTGCTGTTACACTTGCTGTGTAAGGAGGAAACTCCGGAAAACACTCAACATTACG GGAGGGTTCATTGACGATTTTCTATCTCATTTGATGTGTTGTTGCTGTGCTCTAGTCCAAGAACTGCGAGAAGTTGAGATTCGTGGGGCTTATG GTACGGAGAAGACTAAAATAAGTCCACCTTCGTCGCAGTTCATGGAACATTGA
- the LOC103871997 gene encoding bromodomain-containing protein 3 isoform X2 translates to MSRCFPFPPPGYVLNGSEALIESIKRAEEKAKKELRKKEKKREKKDKKRERGEGESEKHSRKRRRKEEGDKDGKNNKKVPKLKESENGCLEKSVVTVERELLQSTSQNSCDSTLNSNELPKQQKEKKQPHNNNNDSESIIRIRLPIRRQNGDPEVIKLDTVMAVSREQPQQHPCSTSKAHEEKIKDQIVRTKVGKERKLSSTTSSGLCRLCPPSMAVQFLNVIENWVPNRVELTNSEDDECWWFVKKPSCHKFDATERCKQLNRNNEMKQAISSSMAWPCARLLPEADVHALPYTVPF, encoded by the exons ATGTCTCGGTGTTTCCCGTTCCCGCCACCTGGCTATGTACTGAACGGAAGCGAGGCTCTGATCGAATCGATCAAG AGGGCTGAGGAGAAAGCTAAGAAAGAACTAAGGAAGAaggagaaaaaaagagaaaagaaggaTAAAAAGAGGGAAAGAGGGGAAGGTGAAAGCGAGAAACACTCTCGTAAGAGAAGGCGCAAAGAAGAAGGTGATAAAGATGGCAAGAACAACAAGAAAGTTCCCAAACTAAAAGAAAGTGAGAATGGCTGTTTGGAGAAGAGCGTTGTTACTGTAGAACGTGAGTTGCTTCAGTCCACGTCTCAGAACTCTTGTGATAGCACTCTTAACAGCAATGAGCTACCTAAAcaacagaaggagaagaagcagccgcataacaacaacaacgacTCTG AAAGCATCATCCGGATTCGCTTGCCTATCCGAAGGCAGAATGGTGATCCTgaggtg ATAAAGTTAGATACCGTGATGGCTGTTTCTAGAGAGCAGCCGCAGCAACATCCTTGTTCCACTTCAAAGGCACATgaagagaaaataaaagacCAAATTGTCAGAACGAAAGTAGGCAAAGAGAGGAAATTGTCATCCACTACTTCAAGCGGCTTATGCAGGTTGTGCCCTCCATCAATGGCGGTGCAATTCTTGAATGTAATTGAGAACTGGGTCCCTAACAGAGTAGAGCTAACTAACTCTGAGGATGATGAATGTTGGTGGTTCGTGAAGAAGCCAAGTTGCCACAAGTTTGACGCAACAGAAAGATGCAAACAACTTAACAGAAATAATGAGATGAAGCAAGCCATAAGCAGTTCAATGGCGTGGCCATGTGCTCGCCTTTTACCAGAAGCTGATGTCCACGCCTTACCTTACACCGTCCCTTTCTGA